One genomic region from Uloborus diversus isolate 005 chromosome 2, Udiv.v.3.1, whole genome shotgun sequence encodes:
- the LOC129217344 gene encoding probable ATP-dependent RNA helicase DDX47, producing MENSEDTDSTDNESTSNKNTNEEATFKSLGVVDVLCEACDQLKWKNPTAIQKEAIPIALEGQDIIGLAETGSGKTGAFAIPVLQALLKTPQRFFALVLTPTRELAFQIGEQFEALGTSIGVKTAVIVGGIDMITQSLTLSRKPHIIIATPGRLVDHLENTKGFNLKALKFLIMDEADRILDMDFEQEVDKILKAIPRERHTYLYSATMTQKVKKLQRASLTDPVKVEVSKKYQTVEKLQQYYLFIPLKHKDVYLVHILNELPGDSIMVFCATCANTQRTAFLLRSLGFTAIPLHGKLSQAKRFGALQKFKAKTRSILIATDVASRGLDIPHVDVVINFDIPSHSKDYIHRVGRTARAGRGGKAITFVTQYDVELYQKIESLIGKQLPLYSTVTEEVMVLLDRVTESQLFANKEMKELEGKDKKRKHKNADEDDTEESKGVKNRFKKKKLKHK from the exons atggaaaattcagAAGATACAGATAGTACTGACAATGAAAGTAcatcaaataaaaatacaaatgaagaaGCAACATTTAAGTCTTTG gGTGTTGTTGATGTTTTATGTGAGGCCTGTGACcagttgaaatggaaaaatccaACTGCCattcaaaaggaagcaattcctATTGCTCTTGAAG GCCAAGATATTATTGGATTGGCTGAAACAGGTTCTGGGAAGACTGGTGCTTTTGCCATACCTGTTCTGCAAGCTTTGTTAAAGACTCCACAGCGATTTTTTGCGTTAGTTCTAACACCGACTAGAGAACTTGCTTTCCAAATTGGAGAACAATTTGAAGCCTTAGGCACATCCATAGGAGTTAAAACAG CTGTTATTGTGGGTGGCATAGATATGATAACACAGAGCTTAACATTGTCAAGAAAGCCACACATAATAATTG caaCTCCAGGAAGATTAGTTGATCATCTGGAAAATACTAAGGGTTTTAACCTCAAAGCACTTAAATTCctg ATTATGGATGAAGCTGATAGAATTTTAGATATGGATTTTGAGCAAGAAGTAGACAAAATATTGAAAGCTATACCTCGAGAAAGACACACTTACTTGTATTCAGCTACTATGACCCAAAag GTAAAAAAATTACAACGAGCATCTCTAACAGATCCAGTAAAAGTAGAAGTATCGAAAAAATATCAGACAGTTGAAAAACTTCAGCAGTATTACTTGTTTATTCCTTTAAAACATAAA gaTGTgtatttagttcatattttgaatGAGCTTCCTGGAGATTCTATAATGGTATTTTGTGCTACTTGTGCAAATACTCAGCGAACTGCTTTTCTACTTAGAAGTCTTGGATTTACAGCCATTCCTTTGCATGGGAAATTGAGTCAG GCAAAAAGATTTGGAGCATTGCAAAAGTTTAAAGCTAAAACAAGATCAATATTAATTGCAACTGATGTTGCTAGCAG AGGGTTGGATATTCCACATGTGGATGTTGTAATCAATTTCGACATTCCTTCCCATTCAAAGGATTACATTCATAGAGTAGGAAGGACTGCTAGAGCTGGCCGTGGAGGAAAAGCTATTACATTTGTTACTca atatgatgTTGAACTTTATcagaaaattgaaagtttgattGGAAAGCAACTTCCATTGTATTCCACTGTAACTGAAGAAGTAATGGTTCTTTTAGACAGAGTCACAGAATCTCAATTGTTTGCAAATAAG GAAATGAAAGAACTGGAAGGCAaagataaaaaaaggaaacataagAATGCTGATGAAGATGATACAGAAGAATCAAAAGGTGtaaaaaataggtttaaaaagaaaaaattaaaacacaaataa